One window from the genome of Diabrotica virgifera virgifera chromosome 6, PGI_DIABVI_V3a encodes:
- the LOC126887427 gene encoding elongation factor-like GTPase 1, translating into MDCIKPTVEEIQFCMNDPACIRNVCILAHVDHGKTTVADSLLATNRLVSKRLAGSLRYLDDRPDEQERGITMKSSAVSLLNVVFDEIEDKNKKVLLNLIDTPGHIDFSTEVGAALRVCDGAIILVDLVEGVCVQTRESIKNAYEQHAKMILVLNKFDRLVVELKKNVDEIFQCILRVIEGCNAIIAELYQYDFTHNDIDIEDTGLLFSPDTGNVIFSSAIDGWGFTTKQMSNLFVNLVKNETVDSLNKKMWNFDCYINASKEIKTGAIEKKKCPLFVQFCLKTIVHIYETFILRMEKDKTQTILEKLKIKNVTRDMTHNDPKIQVRAILQAWKPLASTILLQCLEQIPSPSKMEQAKIEYLLNINKFCEDPYFNKCVESVKPHLENISSKDDITSVSYVSKMFCINKKNLSQSKPKPFVIRPRNLEATPKVENIESASKVTSQENQVTSETSDSISDEISVVALARVFSGTLRIGQEIFAMTGSYLPDEIKIKEDSENFMQNNPHVNKVTIKELYMLFGRELTLVDSVPAGNFCGIGGLESCVLRTATLSSDLNVVPLVESLRIEPVMRHAIEPTNPKDLPILRQGLKFLIQSDSCVQVIIQETGELVLLTAGDVHLGKCIEDLKNKFAPIDIHVSSPMVALRETLIPAQNDAHFSKLISNSVSVETKHLNLEVVAVSLPANILEVIKNNHDLLKMVEDHQYKSLIDIAKQSFGNNSNVNTEMLEKSFKSEATKKAILHAKEQLESVESLGASCWQNLQNKIWSVGATGTFVNLLVNNTVNYNHNIFLELNSMDKRALFDHCIIKAFNTLCKAGPLCEEPLANCAFIVNKFELCSEINSEDITPQTTSAIESTVKDTFKRAFEKQEQRLMEPMFVTEIQVNTSILGKVYTVVSKRNGKIIDDVCMDDLEKIFLVKAQIPVIESQGFAGEVRKTTSGQANPNLRFSHYEIIDGDPFYEPVEDEDDEDETINVDSALRANKLRKDVRRRKGLHVEDEVVIHAEKQRTLNKKK; encoded by the coding sequence ATGGATTGTATAAAGCCCACTGTCGAGGAAATTCAATTTTGCATGAATGATCCAGCTTGCATCAGAAACGTTTGTATTCTAGCCCATGTGGATCATGGAAAAACCACTGTAGCTGATTCCCTTTTAGCAACAAACCGTCTGGTTAGCAAACGTTTGGCAGGCTCTCTTCGATATCTAGATGATAGACCAGATGAACAAGAACGAGGAATTACAATGAAGAGTAGTGCTGTTTCACTTTTGAATGTAGTATTCGATGAAATCgaagacaaaaacaaaaaggtatTACTAAACTTAATTGATACTCCAGGTCATATAGACTTTTCCACAGAAGTAGGTGCAGCTTTACGAGTATGTGATGGTGCTATAATCTTAGTAGATCTCGTTGAAGGGGTGTGTGTCCAAACAAGGGAATCCATTAAGAACGCCTACGAACAACACGCAAAAATGATTTTAGTATTAAATAAATTTGACCGGCTGGTAGTAGAACTTAAAAAGAATGTGGATGAGATATTTCAATGCATACTTAGGGTTATAGAAGGATGCAATGCTATAATAGCAGAACTTTACCAATACGATTTTACACATAATGATATCGATATTGAAGATACTGGTCTTTTGTTCAGTCCTGATACAGGAAATGTTATCTTTTCGAGTGCTATTGATGGATGGGGTTTTACTACAAAACAAATGTCTAATCTCTTTGTTAATTTAGTGAAAAATGAAACAGTTGACTCGTTAAACAAAAAAATGTGGAATTTTGATTGTTATATCAATGCATCAAAAGAAATAAAGACAGGCGCTATCGAAAAGAAGAAATgtccattatttgttcaattttgTCTTAAAACAATTGTCCATATATATGAAACATTTATATTGAGGATGGAAAAGGATAAAACTCAAACCATactagaaaaattaaaaataaaaaacgttacTAGAGATATGACTCATAACGACCCCAAAATTCAAGTACGAGCAATATTACAAGCATGGAAACCTTTAGCTTCCACAATACTCTTGCAGTGTTTAGAACAAATACCATCGCCTAGCAAAATGGAGCAAGCTAAAATTGAATACCTACTCAATATCAATAAATTTTGCGAAGATCCGTATTTTAATAAATGTGTTGAAAGCGTAAAACCTCACTTAGAGAATATTTCAAGTAAAGATGATATTACATCTGTTTCATATGTTTccaagatgttctgtataaataaGAAGAATCTTTCACAAAGCAAACCTAAACCATTTGTTATTAGACCAAGAAATTTAGAGGCTACTCCTAAAGTTGAAAATATAGAATCTGCATCTAAAGTTACTTCACAGGAAAATCAAGTTACTAGTGAAACCTCTGACAGTATTAGTGATGAAATATCCGTTGTAGCTTTAGCTAGAGTTTTTAGTGGAACGCTTCGTATTGGTCAAGAGATATTTGCCATGACCGGGTCATACTTACCTgatgaaattaaaattaaagaggATTCTGAGAATTTTATGCAAAATAATCCACACGTTAATAAAGTTACGATTAAAGAATTATATATGTTATTCGGTAGGGAATTAACTCTGGTAGACTCTGTTCCTGCTGGGAACTTCTGTGGCATTGGAGGTCTAGAGTCATGTGTTTTAAGAACTGCTACCTTATCATCAGATTTAAATGTTGTTCCTCTTGTCGAAAGTCTTAGAATAGAACCTGTTATGAGGCATGCTATTGAACCAACAAACCCAAAGGACTTACCAATTCTTCGCCAAGGTTTAAAGTTTCTTATTCAAAGTGATTCTTGTGTTCAAGTGATAATTCAAGAAACAGGAGAATTAGTACTCCTTACCGCTGGCGACGTACATTTAGGAAAATGTATTGAAGATCTAAAAAATAAGTTTGCTCCAATTGATATTCACGTTTCTAGTCCTATGGTTGCTTTAAGAGAAACTCTTATTCCCGCTCAAAATGATGCTCATTTCTCGAAATTAATTTCAAATAGTGTAAGTGTAGAGACTAAACATTTGAATCTAGAGGTGGTTGCAGTATCACTTCCTGCAAATATACTGGAAGTAATCAAAAACAATCATGATCTTCTTAAGATGGTTGAAGATCACCAATATAAGAGTTTAATCGATATAGCTAAACAGTCTTTTGGAAATAATAGTAATGTTAACACTGAAATGCTAGAGAAATCGTTTAAGAGTGAGGCCACAAAAAAGGCTATATTACATGCAAAGGAACAGTTGGAATCAGTTGAATCTTTAGGGGCATCTTGCTggcaaaatttacaaaacaaGATTTGGAGTGTTGGTGCGACAGGTACTTTTGTGAATCTTTTAGTAAACAACACTGTGAATTACAATCATAATATATTTCTGGAACTTAATAGTATGGACAAGAGAGCTCTGTTTGACCACTGCATCATTAAAGCTTTTAATACCCTGTGTAAAGCTGGTCCATTGTGCGAAGAGCCATTAGCAAATTGTGCGTTTATCGTTAACAAATTTGAACTGTGTAGTGAGATAAATTCTGAAGATATAACTCCACAAACTACTTCTGCTATTGAATCCACTGTTAAAGATACTTTTAAAAGAGCTTTTGAGAAACAGGAACAAAGATTGATGGAACCAATGTTTGTGACGGAAATTCAAGTAAACACGAGCATTTTGGGAAAAGTGTATACTGTTGTTAGTAAGAGAAATGGTAAAATAATTGATGATGTTTGTATGGATGATCTGGAAAAAATCTTTCTTGTTAAAGCACAAATTCCAGTTATTGAAAGTCAAGGGTTTGCAGGTGAAGTCAGAAAAACCACTTCTGGACAGGCAAATCCCAATTTAAG